Proteins encoded in a region of the Phoenix dactylifera cultivar Barhee BC4 chromosome 3, palm_55x_up_171113_PBpolish2nd_filt_p, whole genome shotgun sequence genome:
- the LOC103708012 gene encoding uncharacterized protein LOC103708012: MASSSGSRKDCPICLEPVKDEAYLDQCFHAFCYQCIAQWLRLVANKHSQPISSIRCPLCKTENFSIVHCFDGESFQRHYVNQDHRKSHLSNVHEFRRQFYKREAGIANNIFDVQQYWKRHKYRQKNIWLQNWLRREIQTLTQEENVDIILHHIHGVIESFLRREEQEGIKAMPEQKREEFRGLLSDAARPFLLGYTERFFSELELFLASGLNIEAYDKVCKQRLGLLSGETRETSEEFCDEYRYLHLLDEDAEKTD, translated from the exons atgGCCTCCTCGTCCGGCAGCCGCAAAGATTGTCCGATATGTCTTGAACCCGTGAAGGATGAGGCCTATTTAGATCAATGTTTCC ATGCATTTTGCTACCAGTGTATTGCTCAGTGGTTAAGATTGGTGGCTAACAAGCATTCCCAGCCAATATCTTCAATCAGATGTCCTCTTTGCAAG ACAGAAAACTTTTCTATAGTCCATTGTTTTGATGGTGAATCCTTTCAGCGGCATTATGTAAACCAGGATCATAGAAAGAG TCATCTTTCAAATGTTCATGAGTTCAGACGGCAATTTTATAAACGTGAGGCAG GAATCGCAAACAATATATTTGATGTGCAACAATATTGGAAGCGCCATAAATATCGTCAGAAAAACATCTGGCTTCAAAACTGGTTGAGAAGGGAAATTCAGACTCTTACACAG GAGGAGAACGTTGACATCATTCTGCATCATATTCATGGTGTCATCGAGTCTTTCTTGAGAAG AGAAGAACAGGAGGGCATCAAGGCCATGCCTGAGCAGAAGCGCGAAGAGTTCAGGGGCTTACTTTCTGATGCTGCTAGGCCATTTCTTCTGGGATACACAGAGCGTTTCTTCAGTGAGTTAGAACTGTTCTTGGCTTCAGGTCTAAATATCGAAGCCTACGATAAAGTTTGTAAGCAGCGTTTGGGTTTGTTGTCTGGTGAAACAAGAGAGACCAGTGAAGAATTCTGTGATGAATATCGTTACTTGCATCTTCTTGATGAGGATGCAGAGAAAACTGATTGA
- the LOC103708010 gene encoding protein trichome birefringence-like 10: MVMISVSVSALSTRNVSPPMPRSPAKRRDGGGVEEGGRGMEALRRRVKPFEQVGVLGFLAFTAVFLLLIFYFYSSRGGLVWPVRAAAGAGGGGVKGVWGLGVEIGRSGGGGGGGEGGGECDWFEGEWVWDERYPLYESRDCGFLDEGFRCSENGRRDRFYTKWRWQPARCDLPRFDAKKMLEKLRNRRLVFVGDSIGRNQWESLLCMLSMAVPDKSSIYEVNGSPITKHKGFLVFRFRDYNCTVEYYRAPFLVLQSRPPAGVMEKVKTTLKLDIMDWMSTQWRDADVLIFNTGHWWNYEKTVRGGCYFQEGEEVKMNMSVDTAYQRAIKTLFDWIDREVNRNKTQVIFRTYAPVHFRGGDWKTGGSCHLEKFPELSSSPMSLKDWDHLLKPFRNATSENFAGTRVLELDVLNVTQMTARRRDGHLSIFYLGPSGPAPLHRQDCSHWCLPGVPDAWNELLYALFLERESMIYQNASALGNTRVKLDS; this comes from the exons ATGGTGATGATCTCGGTCTCTGTCTCGGCCTTGTCGACGAGGAACGTGTCGCCGCCGATGCCGAGATCGCCGGCGAAGAGGAGGGACGGCGGCGGGGTGGAGGAGGGTGGCCGCGGCATGGAGGCGCTCCGGCGGCGTGTGAAGCCCTTCGAGCAGGTGGGTGTGCTCGGCTTCCTCGCCTTCACCGCCGTCTTCTTGCTTCTTATCTTCTACTTCTACTCGAGCCGCGGCGGCCTGGTATGGCCCGTCCGGGCGGCTGCTGGCGCCGGCGGCGGTGGAGTGAAGGGAGTCTGGGGACTGGGGGTGGAGATTGGCcggagcggcggcggcggaggaggaggagaaggaggaggggagTGCGATTGGTTCGAGGGGGAGTGGGTTTGGGACGAAAGGTATCCGCTTTATGAGTCCAGGGATTGCGGGTTCTTGGATGAGGGGTTTCGGTGCTCGGAGAATGGGAGGAGGGATCGGTTCTACACCAAGTGGCGGTGGCAGCCGGCGCGGTGCGATCTACCCAG ATTCGATGCCAAGAAGATGCTTGAGAAGCTACGAAACAGACGACTGGTATTTGTGGGTGACTCAATTGGGAGGAACCAATGGGAGTCTCTTCTCTGCATGCTTTCTATGGCTGTTCCTGACAAGAGCTCGATCTACGAAGTGAATGGCAGCCCAATTACGAAGCACAAGGGTTTCTTGGTTTTCAGATTCAGGGACTACAACTGCACTGTGGAGTATTATAGAGCCCCATTTTTGGTGCTCCAGAGCCGCCCCCCAGCTGGAGTGATGGAGAAGGTGAAGACCACGCTTAAATTGGACATCATGGATTGGATGTCCACCCAGTGGAGGGATGCTGATGTGCTGATCTTTAACACCGGGCACTGGTGGAACTATGAGAAGACTGTCAGAGG AGGGTGTTATTTCCAAGAAGGAGAGGAGGTAAAGATGAACATGAGTGTGGATACTGCATATCAAAGAGCCATAAAGACATTGTTTGACTGGATTGACCGAGAGGTCAATAGGAACAAGACCCAGGTCATCTTCCGCACGTATGCTCCTGTCCATTTCAG AGGTGGAGACTGGAAGACAGGAGGAAGCTGTCACTTGGAGAAATTTCCAGAGTTGAGTTCTTCGCCAATGTCCCTGAAAGACTGGGATCATCTGCtgaaaccatttagaaatgcgacTTCGGAGAATTTTGCTGGGACTCGGGTGCTAGAGTTGGATGTGCTGAATGTCACCCAGATGACTGCTCGAAGGAGAGATGGCCATTTATCCATATTTTACCTTGGTCCATCAGGTCCTGCCCCTCTCCACAGGCAGGACTGCAGTCACTGGTGCTTACCGGGGGTCCCTGATGCATGGAATGAGCTGCTGTATGCGCTCTTTTTGGAACGGGAATCCATGATCTATCAAAATGCTTCTGCTTTGGGCAACACCAGGGTAAAGCTGGATTCGTAA